A genomic window from Vitis riparia cultivar Riparia Gloire de Montpellier isolate 1030 chromosome 16, EGFV_Vit.rip_1.0, whole genome shotgun sequence includes:
- the LOC117934030 gene encoding heavy metal-associated isoprenylated plant protein 39-like, producing the protein MDMKKIILKVELFDDKSKQKAMKNVACLPGVSSVSMDMKDKKLTVIGDVDPVSIVGRLRKLCHPEILSVGPAKEPEKKKEEPKKEEKDPKDQWADLVKAYQAYNPHYTTHYFVRSAEEDPNACVIC; encoded by the exons ATGGACATGAAG AAAATAATCTTGAAGGTGGAGTTATTCGATGACAAAAGCAAGCAGAAGGCCATGAAGAATGTCGCTTGCCTTCCAG GAGTTTCTTCAGTTTCCATGGATATGAAGGACAAGAAATTGACTGTAATTGGAGATGTGGATCCAGTAAGCATAGTGGGCAGGTTGAGGAAGCTTTGCCACCCAGAGATATTATCAGTTGGCCCAGCAAAAGAGCcagagaagaagaaggaggaacccaagaaagaagagaaggaCCCTAAAGATCAATGGGCTGATCTTGTTAAAGCATACCAAGCTTATAATCCCCACTATACCACACACTATTTTGTTAGAAGTGCGGAAGAAGACCCGAATGCTTGTGTCATTTGTTAA
- the LOC117933647 gene encoding heavy metal-associated isoprenylated plant protein 39-like: MDMKKTILKVELFDDKSKQKAMKNVACLPGVSSVSMDMKDKKLTVIGDVDPVSIVGRLRKVCHPEILSVGPAKEPEKKKEEPKKEEKDPKDQWADLVKAYQAYNPHYTTHYFVRSVEEDPNACVIC, encoded by the exons ATGGACATGAAG AAAACAATCTTGAag GTGGAGTTATTCGATGACAAAAGCAAGCAGAAGGCCATGAAGAATGTCGCTTGCCTTCCAG GAGTTTCTTCAGTTTCCATGGATATGAAGGACAAGAAATTGACTGTAATTGGAGATGTGGATCCAGTAAGCATAGTGGGCAGGTTGAGGAAGGTTTGCCACCCAGAGATATTATCAGTTGGACCAGCAAAAGAGCcagagaagaagaaggaggaacccaagaaagaagagaaggaCCCTAAAGATCAATGGGCTGATCTTGTTAAAGCATACCAAGCTTATAATCCTCACTATACCACACACTATTTTGTTAGAAGTGTGGAAGAAGACCCGAATGCTTGTGTCATTTGTTAA